In a genomic window of Hyphomicrobiales bacterium:
- a CDS encoding type III secretion protein, with product MDMSETEKPSVAVALHYDGEGAPTVTAKGRGAVADRIVEAAEEHGVHIEENPLLAEALSSVELETEIPEALYRAVAEVIGFVLRQSGQLPSRQKG from the coding sequence ATCGACATGAGCGAAACCGAAAAACCCTCGGTCGCCGTCGCCCTGCACTATGATGGCGAAGGTGCGCCGACCGTCACCGCCAAGGGGCGTGGGGCCGTTGCCGACCGCATCGTCGAGGCGGCGGAGGAGCACGGCGTCCATATCGAGGAAAACCCGCTTCTCGCAGAGGCGCTTTCCTCGGTGGAATTGGAAACGGAAATCCCGGAAGCGCTTTACCGCGCGGTCGCCGAGGTCATAGGATTCGTCCTGCGCCAATCCGGCCAGTTGCCGTCGCGCCAAAAAGGATAA
- a CDS encoding 3-hydroxyacyl-CoA dehydrogenase: MKLDSTISAVVTGGASGLGEATARMLAAEGVKVAIFDMSDDRGRAVAEDIGGIFVHVDVSSTESVEAGFAAARAAHGQERILINCAGIAPPAKTVSRGAPHSLDLFQKVVDVNLVGSFRCAAISAAGMIATDPVTEDGERGVVVSTASVAAFEGQVGQVAYAASKGGIVAMTLPIARDLMTYGVRVNTIAPGIFETPMLLGLSQEVQDSLGKQVPFPSRLGKPSEYASLVRQICENPVLNGETIRLDGAIRMGPR, from the coding sequence ATGAAACTGGATTCGACGATCAGCGCAGTGGTCACCGGCGGTGCTTCGGGGCTTGGCGAAGCAACCGCGCGCATGCTCGCCGCCGAAGGCGTCAAGGTCGCCATCTTCGACATGAGCGACGACCGCGGCCGCGCCGTTGCCGAGGATATCGGCGGCATCTTCGTCCATGTCGACGTGTCCTCGACCGAGAGCGTCGAGGCCGGTTTTGCCGCCGCCCGCGCCGCCCATGGCCAGGAGCGCATCCTGATCAACTGCGCCGGCATCGCCCCGCCGGCCAAGACCGTTTCGCGCGGCGCGCCGCACTCGCTCGACCTGTTCCAGAAGGTCGTCGACGTCAATCTGGTAGGCAGCTTCCGCTGCGCCGCCATTTCCGCCGCCGGCATGATCGCGACCGATCCGGTCACCGAGGATGGCGAGCGCGGCGTTGTCGTCTCCACCGCCTCTGTTGCGGCTTTCGAAGGCCAGGTCGGCCAGGTCGCCTATGCGGCCTCGAAGGGCGGTATCGTCGCCATGACCCTGCCGATCGCGCGCGACCTGATGACCTATGGCGTGCGCGTGAACACCATCGCGCCGGGCATCTTCGAGACCCCGATGCTCCTCGGCCTGTCGCAGGAAGTGCAGGATTCGCTCGGCAAGCAGGTGCCGTTCCCGTCGCGCCTCGGCAAGCCGTCGGAATACGCCTCGCTGGTTCGCCAGATCTGCGAGAACCCGGTGCTCAACGGCGAAACCATCCGCCTCGACGGTGCCATCCGCATGGGCCCGCGCTAA
- a CDS encoding two-component sensor histidine kinase, which yields MSVPLKWRPPLALIVTGFVGLVLVLPTLAMALVVAVSRSPDVLVASLEANWGKIALALIAVLIATGITAFVFWRFLSRPLGKLADEADKVARAPAPFATEGPYGTHEVARLADSFAVLVARLQKRSAYLETMSAHFAHELKSPLTSIKGAAELLRDEWETMEPAQRERFLSNIVADVDHLSTFGSRLRDLARADMGSGSGTVSLTDLTTDVAEAFPGLAISSKGPAGQMLPLTRETGALALHHLADNAVKHGATNLSLKLLADGVLEIANDGAPIGPAVADTLFEPFVTTRRQDGGTGLGLAIVAALLRSAGGTVALLKSDPPTFQISFCDRER from the coding sequence ATGAGCGTGCCGTTGAAATGGCGGCCGCCGCTCGCCCTTATCGTCACCGGCTTTGTCGGGCTGGTTCTCGTGCTGCCGACGCTTGCGATGGCGCTGGTGGTCGCCGTTTCGCGCTCGCCGGACGTGCTTGTCGCCAGCCTCGAAGCCAACTGGGGGAAGATCGCGCTCGCCCTTATTGCTGTCCTGATCGCAACCGGCATCACCGCCTTCGTCTTCTGGCGTTTCCTGTCGCGCCCGCTCGGTAAGCTCGCCGACGAAGCCGACAAGGTCGCCCGTGCGCCCGCGCCGTTTGCGACCGAAGGCCCCTATGGCACGCACGAGGTGGCGCGGCTTGCCGACAGTTTCGCCGTGCTGGTCGCCCGGCTGCAGAAGCGCTCGGCCTATCTCGAAACGATGTCGGCGCATTTCGCCCATGAGCTGAAATCGCCGCTCACCTCGATCAAGGGGGCGGCGGAGCTGCTGCGCGACGAGTGGGAAACGATGGAGCCGGCCCAGCGCGAACGCTTCCTGTCCAATATCGTCGCTGACGTCGACCATCTGTCGACCTTCGGCAGCCGGCTGCGCGATCTCGCCCGCGCCGATATGGGATCGGGCAGCGGGACGGTGTCGCTCACCGACCTCACGACCGACGTTGCCGAGGCCTTCCCGGGTCTCGCGATTTCGAGCAAAGGACCGGCGGGTCAGATGCTGCCGCTCACACGGGAGACCGGCGCCCTTGCCCTCCATCACCTCGCCGACAACGCCGTGAAGCACGGCGCGACGAATCTGAGCCTGAAGCTCCTCGCGGATGGTGTTCTGGAGATTGCCAATGACGGTGCGCCGATCGGGCCGGCGGTGGCGGACACGCTGTTCGAGCCCTTCGTCACCACGCGACGTCAGGATGGCGGCACCGGGCTCGGCCTTGCCATCGTCGCCGCGCTGCTGCGCTCAGCCGGCGGCACGGTCGCTCTATTGAAGAGCGACCCGCCGACTTTTCAGATCAGCTTTTGCGACCGGGAACGGTAG
- a CDS encoding two-component system response regulator CreB: MTTILVVDDDPHILEVVTFALERAGHRTVQAQNGEDALTLAQTAGPDLVVLDVGLPGRDGLEVCRTLRAEARFADLPILFLSARDEEIDRVLGLEMGADDYVTKPFSPRELTARVAAILRRRSPSTEPAKGVLAHGAVALDLDRAMVSCAGTPVTLTAQEIAFLRVLLARPGFVFDRTRIIELAYEGVATVSDRTVDSHVRNLRAKLAAAGCRDAIETVPRLGFRLGPCSAGSGVTGRQS; encoded by the coding sequence ATGACAACGATCCTCGTCGTCGATGACGACCCGCATATCCTCGAGGTCGTCACCTTCGCGCTCGAACGAGCGGGCCATCGCACGGTGCAGGCGCAGAACGGCGAGGATGCTCTGACGCTGGCCCAAACGGCGGGGCCCGACCTCGTGGTGCTCGATGTCGGCCTGCCTGGGAGAGACGGCCTCGAGGTCTGCCGGACGCTGCGGGCGGAGGCGCGGTTCGCCGATCTGCCGATCCTGTTTCTGTCCGCGCGCGACGAGGAAATCGACCGCGTTCTCGGGCTGGAAATGGGCGCCGACGACTATGTGACGAAGCCGTTCAGCCCGCGCGAACTGACCGCGCGGGTCGCGGCAATTCTGCGGCGCCGATCTCCGAGCACGGAACCGGCAAAAGGCGTTCTGGCGCATGGCGCCGTCGCGCTCGATCTCGACCGGGCGATGGTATCCTGCGCCGGGACGCCGGTGACCCTCACCGCGCAGGAGATCGCCTTTCTGCGCGTTCTGCTCGCCCGGCCGGGCTTCGTGTTCGACCGGACGCGCATCATCGAACTCGCCTATGAGGGCGTCGCGACGGTGTCCGACCGCACCGTAGACAGCCATGTCCGCAATCTCCGCGCCAAGCTTGCCGCCGCCGGCTGCAGGGATGCCATCGAGACCGTGCCGCGGCTCGGTTTCCGGCTCGGGCCGTGTAGCGCCGGCTCCGGCGTCACGGGCAGGCAGTCATGA
- a CDS encoding anthranilate synthase component I (trpE(G); catalyzes the formation of anthranilate from chorismate and glutamine; contains both component I and II) encodes MTTTDKQLTTNGGIGISRTTSEIPYEGATARWVERLDECRGAVFSSNYEYPGRYTRWDVAFVNPPLAISTKGREVEIVALNDRGMVLLPAIVDALRDMPEASRFAAVKTGVMLTIKQPEGTFSEEDRSRQPTVFSVVRHLVKLFGFEEDEPLGLYGAFGYDLAFQFEPIELKLERPEDQRDIVLYLPDEVLMVDHYGRRATVFHYDFTVGDTSTEGLERGGKTEPFAFAEGTPGRGDHAPGEYAELVRTALPYFERGDLFEVVPGQVFYEKCITPPSAISRRLTEVNPSPYSFYINLGEQEYLVGASPEMYVRVTGGKRVETCPISGTIQRGKNAIEDEAQIRKLLNSRKDEAELTMCSDVDRNDKSRVCVPGSVRVIGRRQIEMYSRLIHTVDHIEGILRDDLDALDAFLSHTWAVTVTGAPKMWAMEFIENHEKSPRAWYGGAVGMVHFNGDLNTGLTLRTIRIKNGVAEVRAGATLLYDSVPEDEEAETELKASAMRGAVRDAAKAGQTATADERHKVGEGATLLLVDHEDSFVHTLANYFRQTGAKVVTLRSPIADDAFDTVKPDMVVLSPGPGRPTDFACADTIAKARARNLPVFGVCLGLQAITEAFGGALGQLSVPMHGKPSSISVEPNSGLFKGMGPKVTVGRYHSLFALPETLPADIAVTAKTDDGIVMAIEHKSEPIAAVQFHPESIMTLEDEAGYRMLENALAMLLGR; translated from the coding sequence ATGACCACCACCGACAAGCAGCTGACCACCAATGGCGGCATCGGGATTTCGCGCACGACGAGCGAAATCCCGTATGAAGGCGCCACGGCCCGCTGGGTCGAACGCCTCGACGAATGCCGTGGTGCGGTGTTCTCGTCCAACTACGAATATCCCGGCCGCTATACCCGCTGGGACGTCGCCTTCGTCAATCCGCCGCTGGCCATTTCGACCAAGGGGCGTGAGGTCGAGATCGTCGCGCTCAACGACCGCGGCATGGTGCTGCTGCCGGCAATCGTAGACGCGCTGCGCGACATGCCCGAGGCAAGCCGGTTCGCGGCGGTAAAGACCGGCGTGATGCTGACCATCAAGCAGCCGGAAGGCACGTTTTCGGAAGAAGACCGCTCGCGCCAGCCGACGGTGTTCTCCGTCGTGCGCCACCTGGTCAAGCTGTTCGGCTTCGAGGAGGACGAACCGCTCGGCCTTTACGGCGCCTTCGGCTACGACCTCGCCTTCCAGTTCGAGCCGATCGAGCTGAAGCTTGAGCGCCCCGAAGACCAGCGCGACATCGTGCTCTATCTGCCCGATGAAGTGCTGATGGTCGACCATTACGGCCGCCGGGCGACCGTCTTCCACTACGACTTCACGGTCGGCGACACCTCCACCGAGGGCCTGGAGCGCGGCGGCAAGACCGAACCCTTCGCCTTTGCCGAAGGGACGCCGGGGCGCGGTGACCACGCGCCGGGCGAATACGCCGAACTGGTGCGCACGGCGCTGCCCTATTTCGAGCGCGGCGACCTGTTCGAGGTCGTTCCCGGTCAGGTGTTCTACGAGAAGTGCATCACCCCGCCGTCGGCGATTTCGCGCCGTCTGACCGAGGTAAACCCCTCGCCCTACTCGTTCTACATCAATCTCGGTGAGCAGGAGTATCTGGTCGGCGCCTCGCCGGAAATGTATGTCCGCGTGACCGGCGGCAAGCGGGTCGAGACCTGCCCGATCTCGGGCACCATCCAGCGCGGCAAGAACGCCATCGAGGACGAGGCGCAGATCCGCAAGCTGCTGAATTCCAGAAAGGACGAGGCGGAGCTGACGATGTGCTCCGACGTTGACCGCAACGACAAGAGCCGCGTCTGCGTGCCCGGCTCGGTGCGCGTCATCGGCCGGCGCCAGATCGAGATGTATTCGCGCCTGATCCACACCGTCGATCACATCGAGGGCATCCTGCGCGACGATCTCGACGCGCTCGACGCGTTCCTGTCGCACACCTGGGCGGTGACGGTGACCGGTGCGCCGAAGATGTGGGCGATGGAATTCATCGAGAACCACGAGAAGAGCCCGCGCGCCTGGTATGGCGGCGCGGTCGGCATGGTGCATTTCAACGGCGATCTCAACACCGGCCTGACGCTGCGCACGATCCGCATCAAGAACGGCGTGGCGGAAGTGCGTGCCGGCGCGACGCTGCTCTACGATTCCGTGCCCGAGGACGAGGAAGCCGAGACCGAACTGAAGGCGTCCGCCATGCGCGGCGCGGTGCGCGATGCGGCCAAGGCCGGACAGACCGCAACCGCCGACGAGCGCCACAAGGTCGGCGAAGGCGCCACCCTGCTCCTCGTCGACCACGAGGACTCCTTCGTCCACACGCTCGCCAACTATTTCCGCCAGACCGGCGCGAAGGTCGTCACGCTGCGCTCGCCGATCGCCGACGACGCCTTCGACACGGTGAAGCCGGATATGGTGGTGCTGTCGCCCGGCCCGGGCCGGCCGACCGACTTCGCCTGCGCCGACACGATCGCCAAGGCGCGCGCGCGCAACCTGCCCGTCTTCGGCGTCTGCCTCGGCCTGCAGGCGATCACCGAGGCCTTCGGCGGCGCGCTCGGCCAGCTCTCGGTGCCGATGCACGGCAAGCCGTCCTCGATCAGCGTCGAACCGAACAGCGGCCTGTTCAAGGGGATGGGGCCGAAGGTCACCGTCGGGCGCTATCACTCGCTGTTCGCGCTGCCGGAAACCCTGCCCGCCGACATCGCGGTGACGGCAAAGACCGACGACGGCATCGTCATGGCCATCGAGCACAAGAGCGAGCCCATCGCGGCGGTTCAGTTCCACCCGGAATCGATCATGACGCTGGAGGACGAGGCCGGCTACCGGATGCTCGAAAACGCGCTCGCGATGCTGTTGGGGAGGTAG
- a CDS encoding DUF4089 domain-containing protein encodes MLVFASMRRQESGVRNMADDKAAAPLTIDAELAGAHVDTMAAMLGLEIRPEWRDAVVTNFATTARAAADILAFDLDDHCEPAETFKP; translated from the coding sequence ATGCTAGTCTTTGCTTCGATGCGAAGACAGGAATCGGGAGTTCGGAACATGGCCGACGACAAAGCTGCGGCACCTCTCACGATCGATGCAGAGCTGGCCGGCGCCCACGTCGATACGATGGCCGCGATGCTCGGGCTTGAGATCCGGCCGGAATGGCGCGACGCGGTGGTGACGAATTTCGCCACGACGGCGCGTGCGGCGGCCGACATCCTGGCCTTCGATCTCGACGACCATTGCGAGCCGGCGGAGACCTTCAAGCCATGA